Proteins from a single region of Hordeum vulgare subsp. vulgare chromosome 6H, MorexV3_pseudomolecules_assembly, whole genome shotgun sequence:
- the LOC123401512 gene encoding uncharacterized protein LOC123401512 — protein MAARSPPRPVLLLLLLALLCCHIALCSSAAPAAKPKPKLSAGRKELVSTDDDEPVPPPKTAAAASVKKKVSSSGAKNQTKVLKGKKSEESTTATTKVTTKKATTKAESTTTKKATTKAESTTTKKPTSKAGGDAAKPKVPKLDKAAATAKPKSADSAKSTKAGAAKPVKSEGGAPKAKKPSNSTASSTKSSKKAQVAADGKVDSTKKAKVVAADGKVKANSTVASKEVTGVEEDVVFAEEAEGTEDLMSEFRGLPARLHQTLMPDLARLSYTSKAYLSAANAGIAGGVRPVLGGRWGAAAASAASVALLLLPLCMLTALVRRMGPYLPLLHRALLLSQAYLAIYFGTLALAAAATGLEPLRFFHAASPAAYAWTQAAQSLGFMGYLVLQMVDLVAIFSGAASPEEEEGGADATKALGLAQMVVGLAVGLHYYAAVFHRAAAGEAPRANWRVYAVYAACFVIICACARAEKRKKAYLAGAEEWKKS, from the coding sequence ATGGCGGCTCGGTCGCCGCCGAGGCCggtgctgctgctcctgctcctcGCCCTCCTCTGCTGCCACATTGCGCTCTGCTCCTCCGCCGCGCCGGCCGCCAAGCCCAAGCCCAAGCTCTCCGCCGGTCGCAAGGAGCTCGTGTCCACCGATGACGACGAGCCGGTCCCGCCGCCCAAGACCGCAGCGGCGGCCagcgtcaagaagaaggtctcctCCTCTGGCGCCAAGAATCAGACCAAGGTCTTGAAAGGCAAGAAATCGGAGGAGTCCACCACGGCGACGACCAAGGTCACCACCAAGAAGGCGACCACTAAAGCGGAGTCCACCACGACCAAGAAGGCGACCACTAAAGCGGAGTCCACCACGACCAAGAAGCCGACCAGTAAAGCGGGCGGCGATGCGGCCAAGCCCAAGGTCCCGAAGCTGGACAAGGCGGCGGCCACCGCCAAGCCCAAGAGCGCCGATTCTGCCAAGTCCACCAAGGCGGGCGCTGCCAAGCCGGTGAAATCTGAGGGCGGAGCTCCCAAGGCCAAGAAGCCGTCCAATTCGACGGCGAGTTCGACCAAGTCGAGCAAGAAAGCGCAGGTTGCCGCCGACGGAAAGGTGGATTCGACTAAGAAAGCGAAGGTCGTTGCCGCCGACGGGAAGGTGAAGGCGAATTCGACCGTGGCCAGCAAGGAGGTGACCGGGGTGGAGGAGGACGTGGTGTtcgcggaggaggcggaggggacgGAGGACCTCATGTCGGAGTTCCGGGGCCTCCCGGCGCGGCTGCATCAGACGCTCATGCCGGACCTGGCTCGGCTGTCGTACACGTCCAAGGCGTACCTTTCGGCCGCCAATGCCGGGATCGCTGGCGGTGTGCGGCCGGTCCTGGGTGGCCGgtggggggcggcggcggcctccgCGGCGTCGGTGGCCCTGCTGCTGCTTCCCCTGTGCATGCTCACCGCGCTGGTGCGGCGCATGGGCCCGTACCTGCCGCTCCTCCACCGTGCCCTGCTGCTCTCGCAGGCGTACCTCGCCATCTACTTCGGCACGCTCGCGCTCGCGGCCGCCGCGACCGGGCTGGAGCCGCTCCGCTTCTTCCACGCCGCTTCGCCCGCGGCCTACGCCTGGACGCAGGCCGCGCAGTCGCTCGGCTTCATGGGCTACCTCGTGCTCCAGATGGTGGACCTCGTCGCCATCTTCTCCGGGGCcgcctcgccggaggaggaggagggcggagCGGACGCCACCAAGGCGCTCGGCCTGGCGCAGATGGTGGTGGGGCTGGCGGTCGGCCTCCACTACTACGCCGCGGTGTTccaccgcgccgccgccggcgaGGCCCCGCGCGCGAACTGGCGCGTGTACGCAGTGTATGCCGCGTGCTTCGTCATCATCTGCGCGTGCGCGCGagcggagaagaggaagaaggcctACCTCGCCGGCGCCGAGGAGTGGAAGAAGAGCTGA